In a single window of the Kwoniella shandongensis chromosome 5, complete sequence genome:
- a CDS encoding glycylpeptide N-tetradecanoyltransferase: MPVPPDDTLPTGNPSSSSSNAIPAEQVLGVEEVLDKFQKLGEEAAAEEDNDDEGDDNEEDGGVAGEGTTEGAGGEGGKKKKKKKKKGKASKAIDRLKTIATGQAPQQVIDAVRENMDPGDSNAATDEEIRKALKAADLMKILEGKMALGNKSGTKNLGEHKFWKTQPVPQLSSSSGGIVEEGPIDAPKTPADVKQLPGALPSGFEWSAIDIQNEEQCKEVYELLSENYVEDDEAMFRFNYQKEFLLWALTAPGYVPDWHIGVRVQKTGKLIGFISGIKVEIRVRSKTFDAAEINFICVHKKLRSRRLAPVLIKEVTRRVNLANVWQAIYTAGVVLPTPIGTCRYFHRNLNPPKLVDIGFSPLPRSMTIARLVRQYAVPTHPRIAGFREMTHADVPQVGNLLRKYLARFDCIQTFSKDEDVEHWFLSGQGKEVDGKKEGKVVWAYVVEDPVTHLITDLVSFYSLPSTIMKHPKHNLLNAAYLFYYASDVLFSAGGSSDDAATHDAKSKQKLGERLNALVNDVMVIAQNAGFDVLNALTLLDNNMFLQEQKFGPGDGYLNYYLYNWACAPVDGGQRTTTTKQSAEIGIVML; this comes from the exons ATGCCAGTCCCGCCAGATGACACTCTGCCAACTGGCaacccttcatcctcgtcttcgaaTGCCATACCAGCCGAGCAAGTCTTGGGTGTAGAGGAGGTTCTTGACAAGTTTCAGAAATTAGGAGAAGAAGCCGCTGCCGAAGAAGATAATGATGACGAGGGTGACGAcaacgaggaagacggtggAGTAGCGGGTGAGGGTACTACCgaaggagctggaggtgaaggtggaaagaagaagaaaaagaagaagaagaagggaaaggctTCCAAAGCTATCGATAGGTTGAA GACTATCGCCACTGGTCAAGCACCACAACAGGTCATCGACGCTGTCAGAGAAAACATGGACCCAGGAGATAGCAACGCCGCAACGGATG AGGAGATCCGAAAAGCGTTGAAGGCTGCCGACTTGATGAAGATCCTTGAGGGGAAAATGGCATTGGGAAACAAGTCTGGTACAAAGAACCTTGGGGAGCACAAG TTCTGGAAAACACAACCTGTCCCACAGCTGTCTTCGAGCTCTGGTGGAATCGTGGAAGAAGGTCCCATCGATGCGCCCAAAACTCCTGCCGACGTCAAGCAACTACCGGGAGCTCTGCCTTCGGGTTTCGAGTGGTCTGCCATCGACATCCAAAATGAGGAACAG TGCAAGGAGGTCTATGAGCTTCTTTCCGAAAACTatgttgaggatgacgaggcaATGTTCAGGTTCAACTACCAAAAGGAGTTCTTGCTTTG GGCTTTGACAGCGCCGGGATACGTTCCAGATTGGCATATCGGTGTTCGAGTGCAGAAGACTGGCAAATTGATCGGTTTCATCTCCGGTATCAAGGTAGAGATTAGAGTACGATCGAA AACCTTTGACGCTGCCGAGATCAACTTCATCTGTGTCCACAAAAAGTTGCGATCAAGGCGACTGGCGCCAGTGTTGATCAAGGAGGTGACGAGAAGGGTCAACTTGGCCAACGTCTGGCAAGCGATCTACACTGCCGGTGTTGTTCTGCCAACCCCTATCGGAACTTGCAG ATACTTCCACCGAAATCTCAACCCGCCTAAACTCGTCGATATCGGTTTCTCTCCCTTGCCTCGATCGATGACCATCGCCCGTCTCGTTCGACAGTACGCTGTCCCGACTCATCCGAGAATAGCAGGCTTCCGAGAGATGACTCATGCGGATGTTCCCCAAGTTGGAAACCTGCTGAGGAAATACCTCGCAAGGTTCGATTGCATTCAGACTTTCTCTAAAGACGAGGATGTGGAACATTGGTTCTTGAGTGgacaagggaaagaagtCGATggcaagaaggaagggaaagttGTGTGGGCTTACGTCGTGGAA GACCCTGTGACACACCTTATCACAGATCTCGTATCTTTCTACTCTCTCCCTTCGACAATCATGAAACACCCTAAACACAACTTGCTCAACGCCGCCTACCTCTTCTATTACGCTTCCGATGTCCTCTTCTCAGCTGGTGGCAGCTCCGACGACGCTGCGACACACGATGCCAAGTCTAAGCAGAAGTTGGGAGAGAGGCTAAATGCTCTTGTGAACGACGTGATGGTCATTGCGCAGAAT GCTGGTTTCGACGTATTGAACGCTTTGACTCTTCTTGACAACAACATGTTCTTGCAAgagcagaag TTTGGACCTGGTGACGGCTACCTTAATT ACTACCTCTACAACTGGGCATGCGCACCCGTCGACGGCGGTCAAAGAACAACCACAACCAAGCAGAGTGCAGAGATCGGCATTGTCATGCTTTAA